One genomic window of Nicotiana sylvestris chromosome 10, ASM39365v2, whole genome shotgun sequence includes the following:
- the LOC138879111 gene encoding uncharacterized protein — protein MKLNPEKCAFGILSALKKQNQFEWSEESQQTLKNLKAYLSNSPLLAKPKDREKLHVYLAVSEMTVSVVLVREDQEKLALALIMASRKLRPYFQCHPISVVTAYLLRNILHKQELWGILSKCVIELSEYDTTYQPITTIKSQVLADFVAYFSQGIQLEAEKELQIFNGSNPGTSTLFTDGSSNVKGAGLGIVLVPPTGETIRQAIKCHPITNNEVEYEAMIAVWN, from the exons ATGAAGttaaatcctgagaaatgtgcatttggcatcTTATCAG CTTTAAAAAAGCAAAACCAATTTGAATGGTCTGAAGAAAGTCAACAAACGCTTAAAAACTTAAAGGCGTACCTGTCAAATTCACCATTGCTAGCCAAACCAAAAGATAGGGAGAAATTGCATGTTTACCTTGCAGTTTCAGAAATGACGGTAAGTGTAGTATTAGTTCgagaagaccaag AGAAACTTGCATTAGCTTTGATTATGGCATCTAGGAAATTAAGACCCTATTTCCAATGTCATCCCATTTCTGTGGTAACCGCCTACCTCTTACGCAATATATTGCATAAACAAGAGTTATGGGGTATATTATCCAAGTGCgttatagaactaagtgaatatgacacTACATATCAACCTATAACTACAATAAAGTCACAAGTTTTAGCAGATTTCGTGGCATATTTTAGCCAAGGAATACAGTTGGAAGCAGAAAAAGAACTGCAGATATTTAACGGATCTAATCCAGGTACATCGACCTTATTTACTGACGGTTCATCAaatgtaaaaggagcaggtctGGGAATTGTCCtagtaccacctacgggtgaaactataAGGCAAGCAATAAAGTGCCATCCAATCACTAATAATGAGGTAGAATATGAAGCTATGATTGCAGTTTGGAATTAG